The DNA sequence TGACCAGGTAGCGCGGGGCGCCCGGGTCCGGCTCGAGCCCCTCCCACACGCGCCCCTCGCACCGCTCGGCCCCATGGGGCCTCCCGGGCTTCGGGACGCTGCGCCGGCCTCCGACCGGCGACGGGGACGGGCCCGCCGTCTCCGGTTTACGGCTCGAACTTGTAGCCGAGGCCGCGGACCGTGACCAGGTAGCGCGGGGCGCCCGGGTCCGGCTCGATCTTGGCTCGCAGGCGCTTCACGTGGACGTCGAGGGTCTTGGTGTCGCCGACGTAGTCGGCGCCCCAGACGCGGTCGATGAGCTGCATGCGGGTCAGTACGCGGCCCGCGTTGCGCAGCAACATCTCCAGCAGGTCGAACTCCTTCAGCGGGAGGTCCACCTTGGCTCCGGCGACGGTGACCACGTGGCGGTCGACGTCCATCCGTACGGGGCCTGCCTCCAGCGCGGCCGGGGTGACCTCTTCCGGCTCGCCGCGGCGGCGCAGGACCGCGCGGATGCGGGCGACCAGCTCCCGCGAGGAGAAGGGCTTCGTGACGTAGTCGTCGGCTCCTATCTCCAGCCCGACGACCTTGTCGATCTCGCTGTCCTTGGCCGTGACCATGATCACGGGGACGTTGGAGCGGCCGCGGAGCTGCCGGCAGACCTCCGTGCCGGGCAGGCCGGGGAGCATCAGGTCGAGGAGGACGAGGTCGGCGCCGTTGCGCTCGAACTCGTCGAGCCCGTCGGGCCCGGTCGCGGCGATCGCGACCTCGAAGCCCTCCTTGCGGAGCATGTAGGACAGGGCGTCGCTGAAGGATTCCTCATCCTCGACGACTAGCACTCGGGTCACGGAAGGACCTCCGGGGCAGGGATGGCTGGTGCGGTGTGAGGTTCGAGCAGGGTGTTGGCGGGTGCGGAGGCCGTCGCCGGGACCGGCGCGGCCGCTTCGGGGAGTCGCAGGGTGAACGTGGAACCCTGACCCTCCGAGCTCCATACCGACACCTCCCCGCCGTGCGAAGCCGCTACGTGCTTCACGATCGCAAGGCCCAGGCCGGTTCCTCCCGTGGCGCGGGAGCGGGCCGGGTCCACACGGTAGAAGCGTTCGAAGATGCGCTCGCGGTCCTTTTCCGGGATGCCGATGCCCTGGTCGGTCACGGCTATCTCGATCAAGTCTCCACCCGGCGCGGTGACCCGGCGCGCGGCGATGCCGACGCGGGTGCGGGCGGGGCTGTAGTTGACGGCGTTCTCGACCAGGTTTCCGAGGGCGGCCGCGAGCTGCCCCCGGTTACCCCATACCCGCAGGTCGGCGGTGCCGCCGGCGGCCATGGTGATCTGTTTCGCGGAGGCCGTGTGGCGGCAGCGGTCTATGGCCTCGGCCACGAGCGTGTCCACCCGCATCGGCTCCGCGTCCTCCAGGGGGTCGTCGTTCTGTACCCGGGAGAGGTCGATGAGTTCTTGTACGAGGTTGATCAGGCGGGTGGCCTCGATCTGCATGCGGCCGGCGAAGCGGTGCACCGCCTCGGGGTCGTCCGAGGCGTCCATGACGGCCTCGGACAGCAGGGAGATCGCGCCGACCGGGGTCTTGAGCTCGTGCGACACGTTCGCGACGAAGTCGCGGCGTACGGCCTCGATGCGGCGGGCCTCGGTGAGGTCCTCCACGAGGAGGAGCACCAGGCGGGAGCCGAGCGGGGCGACACGCGCCGAGACGGCGAGCGCCTCGCCGCGGCCGGTGCCGCGCCGGGGCAGGTCGAGCTCGACCTGGCGTATCTCCCCGTCGCGCCGGGTGTCACGGGCCATGTGGAGCATGGGCTCGACGGCCAGTTTGCCGCCGCGGACCAGGCCGAGGGCATATGCCGCCGAGCTGGCCTTGACCACCGCGTCCCCCTCGTCGAGCACGACGGCGGAGGATCGGAGTACGGAGAGGACGGTGTCCACCCCCGGTGGGAGCACCGCGTTGATGTCGGGGCGCATGGAGCTCCGGGTGGGGCGGGCTTGGTCGCGCTCGCTCCAGCGGAACGCCAGCATCGCGATCACACCGGTGCAAAGACCGGCTATCGCTGCAGCTGCGGCGACCGCCGCGTTCACGTCCATGACTCCAGGTTAAGCAGGCCAGGGGACACTTCCACAGCCGTTCGGGTGGCACCTCGAACAGTCGTCGCCCAGAGTTCACCCTGACGACCGTGCTGATTCACTTGGGATGCCGGAGTCGGTCGCGTTCGAGGTTCACCGTGGCAACGTGGGGCCGATGGCCGCACCGGCCCGCTCCCCGGGCAGTACTTGCAGTAGGCAGTAGTAGGTCGAGAGAGGGACACGAGAATGCGTGACGCGTACCACGAGGAACTGGACTCGATCGGTGAAGGCCTGGTCGAAATGGCCCGGCTGGTCGGCTCCGCCATCGGGCGGGCCACGACCTCCATGCTCGACGCCGACCTGAAGCTCGCCGAGAGCGTCATCGCCGCCGACCAGAAGGTGGACGACCTCCAGCACGACCTGGAGGCCCGCGCGATTGCGCTGCTCGCGCGCCAGCAGCCGGTCGCCACCGACCTGCGCATCGTCGTCACCTCGCTGCGCATGAGCGCCGACCTGGAGCGCTCCGGCGACCTGGCGCAGCACGTGGCCAAGCTCGCGCGGCTGCGCTTCCCGGACACGGCGGTCCCGCGCGACCTGCACGCGACCATCCTGGAGATGGGG is a window from the Streptomyces sp. NBC_01244 genome containing:
- a CDS encoding response regulator transcription factor, with protein sequence MTRVLVVEDEESFSDALSYMLRKEGFEVAIAATGPDGLDEFERNGADLVLLDLMLPGLPGTEVCRQLRGRSNVPVIMVTAKDSEIDKVVGLEIGADDYVTKPFSSRELVARIRAVLRRRGEPEEVTPAALEAGPVRMDVDRHVVTVAGAKVDLPLKEFDLLEMLLRNAGRVLTRMQLIDRVWGADYVGDTKTLDVHVKRLRAKIEPDPGAPRYLVTVRGLGYKFEP
- a CDS encoding sensor histidine kinase, whose protein sequence is MDVNAAVAAAAAIAGLCTGVIAMLAFRWSERDQARPTRSSMRPDINAVLPPGVDTVLSVLRSSAVVLDEGDAVVKASSAAYALGLVRGGKLAVEPMLHMARDTRRDGEIRQVELDLPRRGTGRGEALAVSARVAPLGSRLVLLLVEDLTEARRIEAVRRDFVANVSHELKTPVGAISLLSEAVMDASDDPEAVHRFAGRMQIEATRLINLVQELIDLSRVQNDDPLEDAEPMRVDTLVAEAIDRCRHTASAKQITMAAGGTADLRVWGNRGQLAAALGNLVENAVNYSPARTRVGIAARRVTAPGGDLIEIAVTDQGIGIPEKDRERIFERFYRVDPARSRATGGTGLGLAIVKHVAASHGGEVSVWSSEGQGSTFTLRLPEAAAPVPATASAPANTLLEPHTAPAIPAPEVLP
- the phoU gene encoding phosphate signaling complex protein PhoU produces the protein MRDAYHEELDSIGEGLVEMARLVGSAIGRATTSMLDADLKLAESVIAADQKVDDLQHDLEARAIALLARQQPVATDLRIVVTSLRMSADLERSGDLAQHVAKLARLRFPDTAVPRDLHATILEMGQLAQRLMAKAAEVIITKDVDLALQLEQDDDEMDQLHRTLFQHLMDDRWKHGIETAVDVTLLGRYYERFADHAVSVAKRVVYLVTGEHADELQAPTQVEGV